From the genome of Dryobates pubescens isolate bDryPub1 chromosome 5, bDryPub1.pri, whole genome shotgun sequence, one region includes:
- the LOC128897255 gene encoding inositol 1,4,5-trisphosphate receptor-interacting protein-like 1, with protein sequence MEAGYHSGHAYDECNELSPPCGRSHDELIAGKQLPDLLAQGTKWENVMAAMVVIHGLSSVLQSLILGAKKVGYELDEYTKEHMKQLQELSCRSWLVKELVEEVIQVYQELSSDTHFPVMQPPIGIGSTYEGWSHHGDDAVYRLLVPLKAGRGHSFCLKESIEEQRPKRTFRAKVQLKCTCTTEEPAENMPCFLHHPDKRQRRHRREHLLSVLCTGSYLDVHKMVAWFQDFVRSIWGVRPKMCHYHLKMLPSPRSCKLQLTDSLGRTFVTELIFGLQQGDSDIFLCSRSREATLTTSTTWSASCAVAEAKFFQHFARQVPRGSYHLKCLRVCTQILAGTGFSSAAMKALVMHLLTTTPLSGWCRGAFVERLKDIMQYLHCCLKRKHLHHFFLGNDNVPEEISLPAAYEMAEPLNLFQGLAQDPAAQAKALCLERAKENCKNPDGFVEKLAESAGRLSSEPAAMTGLRIVQALEELKVRNRAPDRAVLERLPEEPEHQGPDPHRRLFSNPVQAKGTWPQQKI encoded by the exons atggaggcaggGTACCACTCAGGGCATGCTTATGATGAGTGCAATGAACTAAGTCCACCCTGTGGCA GATCCCATGATGAACTGATAGCAGGCAAGCAGCTACCTGACCTCCTGGCGCAGGGGACAAAGTGGGAGAAT GTCATGGCTGCCATGGTCGTCATACATGGCTTGTCATCTGTACTGCAATCCCTCATTCTGGGGGCAAAAAAAGTTGGTTATGAGCTGGATGAGTACACAAAGGAGCATATGAAGCAgc TGCAGGAActgtcctgcaggagctggctggtgaaggagctggtggaggaagTCATCCAGGTGTACCAAGAGCTCTCCTCAGATACTCATTTCCCAGTGATGCAGCCACCCATTGGGATAGGCAGCACCTACGAAGGTTGGAGTCATCATGGGGATGATGCTGTCTACCGCCTGCTGGTGCCACTGAAAGCTGGTCGTGGCCACTCCTTCTGCTTGAAAGAGAGCATCGAGGAGCAGAGGCCAAAGAGGACTTTCCGGGCCAAAGTGCAACTGAAGTGCACCTGCACAACAGAAGAACCGGCGGAGAACATGCCGTGCTTCCTCCACCATCCTGACAAGAGGCAGAGGAGACATCGGCGGGAACACCTCCTCAGCGTGCTCTGCACCGGCTCCTACCTAGATGTGCACAAAATGGTCGCCTGGTTCCAGGACTTCGTGAGATCCATCTGGGGCGTGAGGCCTAAGATGTGTCACTACCATCTGAAGATGCTGCCCTCCCCACGCtcctgcaagctgcagctgaCAGATAGCCTGGGGAGAACCTTTGTCACTGAGCTGATatttgggctgcagcaaggtgaCTCGGACATCTTCCTGTGCAGCCGCAGTAGAGAGGCCACCTTGACCACGAGCACAACATGGTCAgcgagctgtgctgtggcagaggcAAAGTTTTTCCAGCATTTCGCCAGGCAGGTGCCACGTGGCAGCTACCACCTGAAGTGCCTGCGTGTCTGCACCCAAATCCTGGCAGGCACAGGCTTTTCAAGTGCTGCCATGAAGGCCCTTGTGATGCACCTCCTGACCACCACACCCCTGTCAGGCTGGTGCAGGGGAGCTTTTGTGGAACGGCTCAAGGACATCATGCAgtacctgcactgctgcctgaaaAGGAAACATCTCCACCACTTCTTCCTTGGCAATGACAACGTGCCTGAGGAGATAAGCTTGCCCGCTGCCTATGAAATGGCTGAGCCTCTCAATCTTTtccagggcctggcacaggatcCAGCTGCCCAAGCCAAGGCACTCT GTTTAGAACGGGCAAAAGAAAACTGCAAAAATCCAGATGGCTTTGTTGAGAAACTGGCCGAGAGTGCTGGAAGACTGAGCAGCGAACCCGCAGCGATGACGGGGCTCCGCATTGTGCAGGCGCTGGAAGAACTTAAAG TCCGCAACAGGGCCCCAGACCGTGCAGTCCTGGAGCGGTTGCCGGAGGAGCCCGAGCACCAGGGACCTGATCCCCACCGCCGTCTGTTTTCAAATCCCGTTCAGGCGAAAGGCACTTGGCCGCAGCAGAAGATTTAG